One stretch of Leptospira mtsangambouensis DNA includes these proteins:
- a CDS encoding TetR/AcrR family transcriptional regulator: protein MSRLSVAERSPKKRAVLEKDKLSKRTSILQSAAFLLQKKDWAELSMDEVAKRAKIAKGTLYLYFPTKEDLCLRVHIADYEAWFLDMELFLTETKNIDAEGFSNWFVESMDRHIRFLKLLPIVPTILEKNASVETIREFKLSLKAQIFKILPLLIKTFPFLNEQTGFIFLMQCHALAVGSWSHGFPSNQFREAVKDDGLDIFVLDFKSFISTSILTLLNGIKSP from the coding sequence ATGAGTCGCCTTTCGGTTGCAGAACGTTCGCCCAAAAAACGAGCCGTATTGGAAAAAGATAAACTTTCCAAACGAACTTCCATTCTTCAATCAGCGGCCTTCCTATTGCAAAAAAAAGACTGGGCTGAACTTTCAATGGATGAAGTTGCAAAACGAGCCAAAATAGCAAAAGGAACATTGTATTTATATTTTCCTACCAAAGAAGATCTCTGCCTTCGTGTCCACATCGCAGATTATGAAGCATGGTTTTTAGATATGGAATTGTTTCTTACTGAAACAAAGAATATCGATGCTGAAGGATTTTCTAATTGGTTTGTTGAATCTATGGATCGACATATTCGTTTTTTAAAACTCCTACCAATTGTTCCAACGATATTAGAAAAAAATGCAAGTGTTGAAACCATCCGGGAATTCAAATTGAGCTTAAAAGCACAAATTTTTAAAATTCTTCCACTGCTTATCAAAACTTTTCCTTTTCTCAATGAACAAACAGGTTTTATATTTTTGATGCAATGCCATGCCTTGGCAGTTGGATCATGGTCTCACGGTTTTCCTTCCAATCAATTCCGAGAAGCAGTAAAGGACGATGGATTAGATATATTTGTCTTAGATTTCAAAAGTTTTATTAGTACTTCTATTTTGACACTTCTTAATGGAATCAAATCTCCTTAA
- a CDS encoding alpha-2-macroglobulin family protein → MRKLVLTFGFLFFLSSCHSVSGFFRSIKRSFFPSSCRIEVKLDTTDLKYLEDLWDYRFTVTEDTNLRDFASAVQISPKPSNPKTEFSDYVSREFSLDTWNFDPGVVYEIKIEKFYAENDCFLETPVSFKLPVMQRKPSFYLSRENIFESNLNKVLPISISNVPEFQIRSAELSIPVLVNAVATLGDKYYEFENQLNWKKTVWKSGIKVNSFGNQGMDIDQYFGSKPNTKAWVAFQLGANVIGENNKEEFKKESIFLQSTNLGITTKLDPNTIHVWVHSLSKAEPVANTDISLYEKGSLRGTCKTDKDGYCTTPSISDNKAFGKSVLIAEDPTGDKAFLHFNETHIEGYSDYYTENHVKGKIYFDRKLYRPGDRVEVKAVLADRKNGVLVPYSSKVVNVQIRDSRGKDISNVNLTSTAQGGIFTSYSIPSDAPLGHYSVSVYVSGKDYSVTYDTFQVEEFRPVNFMVNVNLANTVNKNQNLKGSVEGKYMFGAPMGGAKISYSVLKRKRYISFDTYPNYDFSDTWNDYEDEYSSGNSDYVTGSEGVLDTKGFFNLDIPISDLTGKFATDGENIEIADPYNLIVESSVFDVDGKSVTKSSSLPYNPSETYVGLKCNDRYQSMDKPFQFSAIAVNLQGKAVAGAELKAYIIYNDWTSVLSKGLGKFFFRSNQLTKKVVEVKSLTSKAEGVSFDYRAKDSGSYTILVLNRDKVFSRVDFYAYEKESYYTWDFRGDDSIELRSDKNEYKIGDKAKILIKSPLQNARVIVTVERDSVYFKKSFLMKGNSSPLEIPIEESYLPNVDVNVVMLSGRLPVPEGLSEDDIKEFNEQDLGAPKAKTGSVTLKVNLASRTAPVVIKTDKAEYQPREQVKLSIQTNPGAELTVSVADRGVLDLVGYSFQSPVQMFYQYWYSIVKTFELRSMIIKHYIYENKGDSPGGDYGEDSGGGFSAESESGARKDFRYTAYWNPVVTADSNGNADLSFTLPDNLTTFRVMVASSSNGKYGASNSEFIVKKNLVLQKTVARFIRVGDSLELGGSITNNTKKKGKFKYKIDSKFLSQEKGWSSIELAAGQTKEVLRTFQITEAQYIKLKLDHPKDEIQLSYQISVEPENATEFADMKKADLSDALAVTIPIKEFDPVTSVQFSGYTDSEYKTLVVFPKKDSILLNKGSLDIRLSGTALTALKSAFDFYESNPYFCMEQRTSAYLLSLSAGELLKEFQYKAPTKDSYDFTQIEKLFLDEMSEFQAADGSFKVWKGHGRTGYPYLTAYIASVMQIAKDKGKRSNQQAYQAAIQYLQNYVKNPTETSTNSYQTLSLIYSVLSKDKKDVHSLEKTLVDNFEELNLKSRGIFLTAYAETHKLESYESDSVFKKLFVEYTKYISYEKELFSLKPIKQKNDEYYYYSYYSSPTVLGNYLRLLLRVDSKNSRIVDLVKSIMMDRQNHFWADSHSVGTIALALSEYRNRFESTSTDTEGQAIFGEKTLIDESFSPSSDSIYKEEITFDRLFEGKDPSSRPLLFKRTSSEGRLYFQSRLMYIPVKDTTTQKFNGLEIRKTLYRIDGRDSSGDPILKEVTNLQRGSTYLVKLKVLSNSDQAFGMIVDPIPSNTEIVNTSFLTEKNSDAEDTEVTENYYSGYKEYRDDRVIFSEDRIERGETEFNYILRPVAKGNSIMPASKTFLMYHPQFYGNTNTIRVKVD, encoded by the coding sequence ATGCGTAAGTTGGTTCTTACTTTTGGTTTTTTGTTTTTTCTAAGTTCCTGCCATTCCGTTTCTGGTTTTTTTCGGTCCATCAAGCGCAGTTTTTTTCCAAGTAGTTGTCGTATCGAGGTGAAACTCGACACAACTGATTTAAAATATTTAGAAGATCTTTGGGACTATCGATTTACAGTTACAGAAGATACCAATTTACGAGATTTTGCATCTGCAGTTCAAATTTCCCCTAAACCATCCAATCCAAAAACCGAATTTTCAGATTATGTAAGCCGCGAGTTTTCTCTTGATACTTGGAACTTTGATCCAGGTGTTGTTTATGAAATCAAAATAGAAAAGTTTTATGCAGAGAATGATTGTTTTTTAGAAACGCCTGTTAGCTTCAAACTTCCTGTGATGCAAAGGAAACCATCTTTCTATTTATCAAGGGAAAATATATTTGAATCCAATTTAAACAAAGTACTTCCAATCTCAATTTCGAATGTACCTGAATTCCAAATTCGTTCTGCAGAACTGTCGATTCCAGTTCTTGTAAATGCAGTGGCAACATTGGGCGATAAGTATTATGAATTTGAAAACCAATTAAATTGGAAAAAGACGGTTTGGAAATCTGGTATCAAAGTAAATTCCTTTGGAAATCAAGGAATGGATATTGACCAATATTTTGGATCCAAACCAAATACGAAAGCTTGGGTCGCATTCCAGTTAGGTGCCAATGTCATTGGTGAAAATAACAAGGAAGAGTTCAAAAAAGAATCTATCTTTTTACAATCTACAAATTTAGGAATCACAACAAAGTTAGATCCTAATACGATCCATGTTTGGGTTCATAGTTTATCTAAAGCGGAACCAGTTGCAAACACGGATATCAGTTTGTATGAAAAGGGAAGTCTGCGTGGAACTTGTAAAACGGATAAAGATGGGTATTGTACGACACCTTCTATCAGCGACAATAAAGCATTCGGTAAATCGGTGTTAATTGCAGAAGATCCTACCGGTGATAAAGCATTTTTACATTTTAATGAAACACATATTGAAGGTTATAGTGACTACTACACAGAGAATCATGTAAAAGGAAAAATTTACTTTGATCGAAAACTATACCGACCGGGAGATCGAGTTGAGGTTAAAGCAGTCCTTGCTGATCGAAAAAACGGTGTTTTGGTTCCATATTCTTCGAAAGTAGTCAATGTACAAATTCGAGATTCGAGAGGAAAGGATATCTCGAATGTAAACTTAACTTCTACCGCACAAGGTGGCATTTTTACAAGTTACTCGATTCCTTCTGATGCTCCGCTTGGGCATTATTCCGTATCGGTTTATGTTTCAGGAAAAGATTACTCAGTTACCTATGATACCTTCCAAGTAGAAGAATTTCGTCCAGTAAATTTTATGGTGAATGTAAATTTGGCCAATACCGTAAATAAAAATCAAAATCTTAAAGGATCAGTAGAAGGAAAATATATGTTTGGGGCTCCGATGGGAGGAGCTAAGATTAGTTATTCGGTTTTAAAAAGGAAAAGATATATATCTTTCGATACTTATCCAAATTATGATTTTTCGGATACTTGGAACGATTACGAGGACGAATACTCGAGTGGAAATTCTGACTATGTAACTGGATCTGAAGGTGTTTTAGATACAAAAGGTTTTTTTAATTTGGACATTCCCATTAGCGATTTAACAGGTAAGTTTGCCACTGATGGAGAAAATATCGAAATAGCCGATCCGTATAATTTGATTGTAGAATCTTCTGTTTTTGATGTAGACGGGAAATCTGTTACAAAGTCTTCCAGTTTACCTTACAATCCATCTGAAACCTATGTTGGTTTAAAATGTAATGATCGATACCAGTCAATGGATAAACCATTCCAATTTAGTGCAATCGCTGTCAACTTACAAGGGAAAGCAGTTGCCGGTGCTGAATTAAAAGCCTATATTATCTACAATGATTGGACTTCCGTTCTTTCCAAAGGTCTTGGAAAGTTCTTCTTTCGCAGTAACCAACTAACAAAAAAAGTTGTAGAAGTAAAAAGTCTCACTTCGAAAGCGGAGGGAGTTTCGTTTGATTATAGAGCAAAAGATTCCGGAAGTTATACTATTTTAGTTTTAAATCGGGATAAAGTATTTTCGCGAGTAGATTTTTATGCATATGAAAAAGAATCTTATTACACTTGGGACTTTCGTGGTGATGACTCCATCGAATTACGTTCTGATAAAAATGAATATAAAATCGGAGATAAAGCAAAAATCTTAATCAAATCTCCGTTGCAGAATGCCAGGGTGATTGTCACGGTAGAAAGAGATTCTGTTTATTTTAAAAAATCATTTTTAATGAAAGGAAACAGTTCCCCGCTTGAGATTCCAATCGAAGAATCTTATCTTCCCAATGTAGATGTAAATGTTGTTATGTTGTCAGGAAGATTACCTGTACCAGAAGGACTCTCTGAGGATGATATTAAAGAATTCAATGAACAAGACTTAGGTGCTCCAAAAGCCAAAACAGGATCTGTGACTTTGAAGGTAAATTTAGCCTCTCGAACAGCACCTGTGGTTATCAAAACGGATAAAGCAGAATACCAACCGAGAGAACAAGTCAAACTATCGATCCAAACAAATCCAGGTGCCGAACTCACAGTATCCGTGGCAGATCGAGGGGTTTTAGATTTGGTTGGATATTCTTTTCAAAGTCCAGTACAAATGTTCTATCAATATTGGTATAGTATCGTGAAAACATTTGAACTCCGTAGTATGATCATCAAACATTATATTTACGAAAACAAAGGAGATAGTCCTGGTGGAGATTATGGTGAAGATTCTGGAGGAGGATTTTCTGCTGAATCAGAATCAGGAGCAAGAAAAGATTTTCGTTACACTGCTTACTGGAACCCAGTTGTTACGGCAGATAGTAATGGCAATGCTGATTTAAGTTTTACCTTACCAGATAACTTAACAACATTTCGAGTTATGGTTGCCTCCTCTTCTAATGGAAAATATGGAGCATCAAACTCAGAATTCATCGTCAAAAAGAATTTAGTTTTACAAAAGACCGTTGCAAGATTCATTCGCGTTGGCGATAGTTTGGAGTTAGGTGGTAGTATCACAAACAATACGAAGAAAAAAGGAAAATTTAAATATAAAATCGATTCAAAATTCCTTTCACAGGAGAAAGGATGGTCATCGATAGAACTTGCTGCTGGTCAAACAAAAGAAGTGCTCAGAACATTCCAAATCACAGAAGCACAGTACATCAAACTAAAACTGGATCATCCAAAAGATGAGATTCAATTGTCTTATCAAATTTCAGTGGAGCCGGAAAACGCAACCGAGTTTGCCGATATGAAAAAGGCGGATCTTTCTGATGCTTTAGCAGTTACGATTCCTATCAAAGAATTTGATCCTGTAACTTCAGTGCAATTTTCGGGTTATACCGATTCAGAATATAAAACCTTAGTAGTTTTTCCTAAAAAAGACTCTATTTTACTCAATAAAGGATCGTTGGACATCCGTTTGTCGGGAACTGCTCTTACTGCCTTAAAATCTGCCTTTGATTTTTATGAATCAAATCCTTATTTTTGTATGGAACAAAGAACATCGGCTTATTTGCTTTCATTGAGTGCAGGAGAGTTGTTGAAAGAATTTCAATACAAAGCACCAACAAAAGATTCATATGATTTTACTCAAATCGAAAAGTTGTTTTTGGATGAGATGTCAGAATTCCAAGCTGCTGACGGAAGTTTTAAAGTATGGAAAGGACATGGAAGAACTGGTTATCCATATTTAACCGCTTACATTGCTTCTGTAATGCAGATTGCAAAAGACAAAGGAAAAAGATCCAATCAGCAAGCATACCAAGCTGCGATCCAATACTTACAAAACTATGTCAAAAATCCTACAGAAACATCTACGAATTCCTATCAAACTCTAAGTTTAATATACTCAGTACTTTCGAAAGACAAGAAAGATGTTCATTCTTTAGAAAAAACATTGGTAGATAACTTCGAAGAACTAAATTTAAAATCCCGCGGTATTTTTCTAACAGCTTATGCAGAAACACATAAACTAGAATCTTATGAATCGGATTCCGTTTTTAAAAAGTTGTTTGTCGAATACACAAAGTACATTTCGTACGAAAAAGAATTATTCAGTTTAAAACCGATCAAACAAAAAAATGATGAATATTATTACTATTCTTACTATAGTTCGCCAACAGTTCTAGGTAACTATTTGAGATTGTTACTTAGGGTTGATTCAAAAAATTCTAGAATAGTCGATTTAGTAAAATCAATTATGATGGATCGACAAAACCATTTCTGGGCAGACAGTCATAGCGTGGGAACCATTGCTTTGGCACTTTCTGAATATAGAAATCGTTTTGAGTCAACCTCAACTGACACAGAAGGGCAGGCTATCTTTGGTGAAAAAACTTTGATTGATGAAAGCTTTTCTCCTTCATCAGATTCTATTTATAAAGAAGAAATTACCTTTGATCGTCTTTTTGAAGGAAAAGATCCTTCTAGTCGTCCTTTGCTGTTTAAACGTACAAGTTCCGAAGGAAGATTATACTTTCAATCTAGATTGATGTACATTCCTGTAAAAGACACTACTACTCAAAAGTTTAATGGACTAGAAATTAGAAAAACATTGTATCGAATTGATGGACGGGACTCGAGTGGTGATCCCATCTTAAAAGAAGTAACAAACCTACAAAGAGGTTCTACTTATCTTGTAAAATTAAAAGTGCTAAGTAACTCGGACCAAGCATTTGGAATGATTGTAGATCCAATCCCTAGTAACACAGAAATTGTAAATACCTCTTTTCTGACTGAAAAAAATTCGGATGCAGAAGATACTGAAGTTACTGAAAATTATTATAGCGGTTATAAAGAATATCGTGATGACCGTGTGATTTTTTCAGAAGACCGAATTGAAAGAGGAGAAACTGAGTTTAATTATATATTAAGACCGGTTGCCAAAGGAAATTCAATAATGCCAGCTTCAAAAACATTTTTGATGTATCACCCGCAGTTTTATGGAAATACCAATACGATTCGAGTGAAAGTGGATTGA
- a CDS encoding transglycosylase domain-containing protein: MISKKKIILYTLLVGVFVSPLAVFLLRPISFDSLRNQTTVRILTKEGTLIGRGKNQNQTKQDWESIKEYPSFVPEILKIAEDKRFDAHHGVDILAGINSLHSYFFSKGKRGGASTLTMQLVRIQNPEVRNYSFLLRKGFELIEAFRYELWLTKSEILEAYLNSVSIHSNIVGFPSASLALFGKHVRFLSIEETLYLTVLIRKNQPKLEELSIRYLNLRDRIPYEIPIIKDPNELTIQHNSKFKSDYVDQWKGENQHFLNWIRMLISIPSEEFVSSLSSELNFELNSIVNSELEGLERWNVSNASAIVLERVPGKDDELELKAMIGSKNFFEDGNGMVNGTLAYRDAGSTLKPLLYAIAIEKGLYHVNSIFSDEKYSYSLAQGGNYLPRNADLRYWGDLTLAEALGNSRNIPAVTAINQMGVPIFYRFLQSAGYTHLKESPQFYGPGLALGAGGTSLLQLTRAYGSFPLGGILPKIRLGNIDKKPLYFGSSTRLFSEETAEEIKFVLKDPKLRQRAFGRRSYLDFPFPVSVKTGTSKDYRNSWTVAFNDHYVVGAWVGNFSGERTMDVSGSFGAGRIVQNIFRNLMKDRPKTDYISKFTETRNFCRLTGKLALSQCPSIALKVRRKLASLELCDKHKEETYVSVLGVGFVYPSMGQIYLYHPSYEKETQSIPVKVREINTLKDPKLIWNGKTELKPSLNGDLRLPIIRGKQSLVLYDGEQKKASVDFEVR; the protein is encoded by the coding sequence TTGATCTCTAAAAAAAAAATCATTCTTTATACACTGTTAGTTGGAGTATTTGTTTCTCCACTAGCAGTTTTTTTGCTGCGGCCTATTTCTTTTGATTCCTTAAGAAATCAAACAACCGTTCGTATTTTAACAAAAGAAGGTACGTTAATCGGACGAGGGAAAAATCAAAACCAAACAAAACAGGATTGGGAAAGTATTAAGGAGTATCCAAGTTTTGTACCAGAGATATTAAAGATTGCTGAAGACAAACGTTTTGATGCCCATCACGGTGTTGATATTTTGGCAGGTATTAATTCTCTTCACTCTTATTTTTTTTCTAAAGGAAAAAGGGGAGGTGCTTCTACCCTTACGATGCAACTCGTAAGAATCCAAAATCCTGAAGTTCGTAATTATTCTTTTTTATTGCGGAAAGGTTTTGAATTGATAGAGGCTTTTCGATATGAGTTGTGGCTTACTAAATCAGAAATTTTAGAAGCTTATTTAAATTCAGTTTCCATTCACTCAAATATTGTTGGATTTCCTTCCGCATCACTTGCGTTATTTGGTAAACATGTACGTTTTTTGTCGATTGAAGAAACTTTGTATTTAACAGTCTTAATCCGAAAAAACCAACCCAAATTAGAGGAACTTTCAATTCGGTATCTCAATTTGAGAGATAGAATTCCCTATGAAATTCCGATCATCAAAGACCCGAATGAACTTACGATCCAACATAATTCTAAATTTAAATCGGATTATGTTGACCAATGGAAAGGTGAAAATCAACATTTTCTCAATTGGATTCGAATGTTGATTTCGATTCCCTCGGAAGAATTTGTATCTTCCTTATCGTCTGAGTTGAATTTTGAGTTAAACTCTATTGTAAATTCTGAATTAGAAGGATTAGAAAGATGGAATGTATCAAACGCATCTGCTATCGTTTTGGAAAGAGTTCCAGGTAAGGATGATGAATTAGAACTAAAAGCAATGATTGGTTCAAAAAATTTCTTTGAAGACGGGAATGGTATGGTAAATGGCACTTTGGCTTACAGAGATGCAGGAAGTACACTAAAACCGCTGTTATATGCAATTGCTATCGAGAAAGGCCTTTATCATGTTAATTCTATTTTTTCCGATGAAAAGTATTCATATTCTTTGGCGCAAGGTGGGAATTATCTCCCTAGAAATGCGGACCTTCGGTATTGGGGGGATTTAACTCTGGCGGAAGCGCTTGGAAATTCAAGAAATATACCTGCTGTGACTGCTATCAACCAAATGGGTGTTCCTATTTTTTATCGGTTTCTACAATCAGCAGGTTATACCCACTTAAAAGAATCTCCTCAGTTCTACGGGCCAGGTCTTGCACTTGGGGCAGGAGGAACTAGTCTCCTTCAGCTAACGCGCGCTTATGGATCTTTCCCTCTGGGAGGAATATTGCCAAAAATTCGATTAGGAAACATTGATAAAAAACCTCTCTACTTTGGTTCATCCACTCGTTTATTTTCTGAAGAAACTGCTGAAGAAATTAAATTTGTTTTAAAAGATCCAAAACTTAGACAAAGAGCCTTTGGTCGCAGGAGTTATTTGGATTTTCCTTTTCCTGTTTCAGTCAAAACAGGCACTTCCAAGGATTATAGAAACTCCTGGACTGTCGCATTTAACGACCATTATGTTGTTGGTGCTTGGGTTGGAAACTTCTCTGGAGAACGAACCATGGATGTATCTGGTTCTTTCGGAGCCGGAAGAATTGTACAAAATATATTTAGAAATTTAATGAAAGACCGACCAAAGACAGATTATATATCTAAGTTCACTGAAACAAGGAATTTCTGTCGGCTAACAGGAAAATTGGCTTTGTCCCAATGTCCATCCATTGCCTTAAAAGTAAGGAGAAAACTTGCTTCATTGGAATTGTGTGATAAACACAAGGAAGAAACATATGTGTCTGTATTAGGAGTTGGATTTGTTTATCCTTCGATGGGGCAGATATATTTATACCATCCTTCTTATGAAAAAGAAACACAAAGTATTCCTGTTAAAGTAAGAGAAATTAATACCTTAAAAGATCCAAAATTAATTTGGAATGGGAAAACCGAATTGAAACCTTCCCTAAATGGAGATTTAAGATTACCAATCATACGAGGAAAACAATCTTTGGTGTTGTACGATGGAGAACAAAAAAAGGCATCTGTTGATTTTGAAGTTAGATAA
- a CDS encoding DUF5329 family protein, which translates to MNFRGLLWYFTAIVLFLLIGVSHVTGKSNVCLPLTEEEKIEKLLKKVGLLQGSFIRNGESHTAEEAEKHLRYKLKEAKNSFFAPDPKEWTAKLFIEKIASKSFLSGTPYQIKFVDGKETKSADWLSAELKKIEFCL; encoded by the coding sequence ATGAATTTCCGTGGTCTCCTATGGTATTTTACGGCAATTGTTTTGTTTTTATTGATTGGGGTTTCTCATGTAACTGGCAAATCTAATGTTTGTTTACCACTCACTGAAGAAGAAAAAATAGAAAAACTTTTAAAAAAAGTTGGATTGCTCCAAGGGAGTTTCATTCGGAATGGAGAATCACATACAGCGGAAGAGGCAGAGAAACACCTTCGTTACAAATTGAAAGAAGCGAAAAACTCTTTCTTTGCTCCAGACCCTAAGGAATGGACCGCCAAACTATTCATCGAAAAAATTGCTTCCAAATCGTTTCTCTCTGGAACACCTTACCAAATCAAATTTGTGGATGGAAAAGAAACCAAGTCAGCAGATTGGTTATCTGCCGAATTAAAGAAAATTGAATTTTGTTTATAG
- a CDS encoding NAD(P)H-binding protein, producing MKVFVYGGSGLVGGHLVTELQKQGHEVWAGSRKPESQKSSANLHWVFADSSNLTKGLEVLEQVDAAYFLSPPGQTNQYEILSPWIEKAKQVRLKKIVLMTAMGVDHTPPEAPFRKTEILLEGAGIPWNIIRPNWFMQNFHTFWIAGIKQDQKIYFPGGNAKTSFIDARDIASVAAVLLTTTKYDNQAFTLTGPESIDHNEVAKHLTNVSGKNIEYVDVDPKVFESSLVSAGLSKDYAAFLVMIAGALKEGFSAPILETVKTLTGKNPISFAEYAKDFASSWK from the coding sequence ATGAAAGTATTTGTTTATGGTGGTTCAGGACTTGTTGGGGGCCATCTCGTTACCGAATTACAAAAACAGGGGCATGAAGTTTGGGCAGGATCCAGAAAACCCGAGTCCCAAAAAAGCAGTGCCAATTTGCATTGGGTCTTTGCTGATTCATCTAATCTCACTAAAGGATTAGAAGTTTTGGAACAAGTGGATGCCGCTTATTTTTTAAGTCCTCCCGGCCAAACCAACCAATACGAAATCCTTTCTCCATGGATTGAAAAAGCAAAACAAGTCCGCCTAAAAAAAATAGTTCTTATGACTGCAATGGGTGTGGACCATACACCGCCAGAAGCTCCATTTCGCAAAACAGAGATTTTACTCGAAGGTGCTGGGATTCCATGGAATATCATTCGACCTAACTGGTTTATGCAAAACTTCCATACTTTTTGGATCGCAGGTATCAAACAAGACCAGAAAATTTATTTTCCTGGTGGGAACGCAAAAACAAGTTTTATCGATGCAAGAGACATTGCTTCTGTTGCTGCCGTTCTTCTTACTACTACAAAGTATGATAACCAAGCCTTCACTTTGACTGGACCAGAATCCATTGATCATAATGAAGTTGCAAAACACTTAACAAACGTAAGTGGAAAAAATATTGAATATGTTGATGTTGATCCAAAAGTTTTTGAATCTTCACTTGTTTCAGCTGGATTATCAAAAGATTACGCGGCATTTCTTGTGATGATCGCTGGAGCATTGAAAGAAGGATTTTCTGCCCCGATTCTTGAAACTGTTAAAACCTTAACAGGAAAAAATCCGATCTCTTTTGCAGAATACGCAAAAGATTTCGCAAGTTCTTGGAAATAA
- a CDS encoding sulfatase-like hydrolase/transferase, whose amino-acid sequence MTLLYLLLYFFQGPIIFSFGVWVYFHGLCVTLLAVVTLSLDFYLIQSQKDKRLLKIMIRLFLWVFFLVVLGYQEVYQTALTFEIVFYFLNHINHLYSDILNFFYQWQVWQWITLGMGILILFFKNRKIVTYVLLFGLIFVLVLRFDSERRKTSIHLNTNANQQISRGKKNLQSIPGRPNFVMVMLEGVGRKHLEKTKSNYIDFSVLQDSHFWIPMPHTSKSIFTWLTGDSQLQTTRLTFNDSLVQLNLPKQLENLYGYETFMIYTQSLHFEGMDRFFPQIFQTVRDKSYLEEKYGKLYSAFSWGMDDRVVLSAMKQMFGAEKKPLFVLIGLSQTHSPYFVTNENSQSQWNSPLIRYEASLREELAVIDSIISYWKDYSSRETVLILTADHGESFGEEGAHAHNYSLYNQETDVPFLLYFIKSGQIYVPKLGTSVDFKDTILHLLETDSGKTKNNLEANFFHPNYQPNLFLKTWNSEIQKSWVIKDKKYIYHSDRDQLIQMDWSEKQRVPITDSRLKQKIKNQIYSGMY is encoded by the coding sequence ATGACCCTTTTATACTTACTATTGTATTTTTTCCAAGGGCCTATTATTTTTTCTTTCGGCGTTTGGGTTTATTTTCACGGACTTTGTGTGACCTTACTTGCAGTCGTAACTTTGAGTTTAGATTTTTATCTTATACAAAGTCAAAAAGATAAGCGCCTCTTAAAAATTATGATTCGATTGTTTTTGTGGGTTTTCTTTTTGGTTGTTCTGGGATACCAAGAAGTTTATCAAACTGCATTAACCTTTGAAATTGTTTTCTATTTTTTGAATCATATCAATCATTTGTATTCGGATATCCTAAATTTTTTCTACCAGTGGCAAGTTTGGCAATGGATCACTTTAGGTATGGGAATTTTAATTTTATTTTTCAAAAATCGTAAAATAGTCACTTATGTTTTGTTATTTGGTCTTATTTTTGTTTTGGTCCTTCGTTTTGATTCTGAACGAAGAAAAACTTCGATTCATTTAAACACAAACGCTAACCAACAAATTTCGAGAGGAAAAAAAAATTTACAGTCAATCCCAGGAAGACCAAATTTTGTTATGGTTATGTTAGAAGGAGTCGGACGAAAACATTTAGAAAAAACTAAATCAAATTATATTGATTTTTCGGTTCTGCAAGATTCTCATTTTTGGATTCCTATGCCACATACTTCTAAAAGTATTTTTACTTGGTTAACTGGGGATTCACAATTACAAACCACTCGTTTGACATTTAATGATTCTCTTGTGCAATTGAATCTTCCTAAACAATTAGAGAATTTATACGGTTACGAAACTTTCATGATTTATACTCAGTCACTTCACTTTGAAGGGATGGATCGTTTTTTTCCGCAGATTTTTCAAACGGTTCGGGATAAATCTTATTTGGAAGAAAAATACGGAAAACTTTACAGCGCATTTAGTTGGGGAATGGATGACCGAGTTGTCCTTTCTGCCATGAAACAAATGTTTGGGGCAGAAAAAAAACCTTTATTTGTTTTGATTGGTCTCAGTCAAACTCATAGTCCATATTTTGTAACAAATGAAAATTCTCAGAGTCAATGGAATTCACCTTTGATTCGTTATGAGGCTTCTTTGAGAGAAGAGCTTGCGGTTATCGATTCAATTATATCATATTGGAAAGATTACTCATCAAGAGAAACTGTTTTGATCTTAACGGCAGATCATGGTGAATCGTTTGGTGAAGAAGGAGCACATGCTCACAACTATTCTTTGTACAATCAGGAAACTGATGTACCGTTTTTGTTGTACTTTATAAAATCCGGTCAAATTTACGTTCCAAAACTTGGTACGTCAGTCGATTTTAAAGATACCATTTTGCATTTGTTAGAAACGGATAGTGGGAAAACAAAAAATAATCTAGAAGCAAATTTTTTTCATCCCAATTACCAACCAAATTTATTTTTGAAAACTTGGAATTCGGAAATTCAAAAATCTTGGGTTATAAAAGATAAAAAGTATATTTATCATAGTGATCGAGACCAATTAATTCAAATGGATTGGTCAGAAAAACAAAGAGTTCCTATCACTGATTCTCGTTTGAAACAAAAAATTAAAAATCAAATTTATTCAGGAATGTATTAA